In the genome of Thermoanaerobaculia bacterium, the window GCCCCCGCCGGCCGCGCGCTCCGCGCCACCGCCGCCTTCGGAGGGAGCCGGTTTGAAACGGAGCGCCGCGTTCGGGATGCGCAGCACGCCGTGATCCGTCGCGACGTCGATCGTGATGTTCGCCGTCATCGAGGGGCGGAGTTTCTCGTCCGGGTTGTCCACCGCGACGATCACGGGATACGTCACGACGTTCTGGTTGACCGTCGCGTTCAGGCGGATCTGGGAGACGGTGGCCTGGAAGGTCCGGTCGGGATACGCGTCCACGGTGAAATGCACCGGCTCTCCGCTCTTCACCCGGCCGATGTCGGATTCGTCCACGTCCGCCTGGACCTGCATCTTCGTCAGGTCCTGCGCGATCGTGAAGAGCGTCGGCGCCTGGAACGACGCGGCGACGGTCTGACCGACGTCGTATGCGCGATTCACGACGACGCCGTCGATCGGCGAGACGATCTTCGAATACTTCAGGTTCGTCTCCGCCTGGGCGAGCGCGGCCTTCGCGAGATTGACCTGGGCGACGGCGGAGTCCGCGGCCGCCTTGGCGTTGTCGTAATCGGCCTGGGACGCGAGTCCCTGCTGCTGGAGCTTCTGCTGGCGGCCGAAGGCGACCTTCGCGTTCCCGGCG includes:
- a CDS encoding efflux RND transporter periplasmic adaptor subunit; translation: MKKGRIGVAVAVVAVAVVIGIAVTRGREKPQKYRTARVDRGDVTMTVAATGTISAVTTVQVGSQVSGIIAKLYADFNSRVKKGQLLAELDPTPFEQTIAQRRADLDKAQVDAGNAKVAFGRQQKLQQQGLASQADYDNAKAAADSAVAQVNLAKAALAQAETNLKYSKIVSPIDGVVVNRAYDVGQTVAASFQAPTLFTIAQDLTKMQVQADVDESDIGRVKSGEPVHFTVDAYPDRTFQATVSQIRLNATVNQNVVTYPVIVAVDNPDEKLRPSMTANITIDVATDHGVLRIPNAALRFKPAPSEGGGGAERAAGGG